The Enterobacter mori genomic interval TCCAGGGCTTCGCGACCGGGCTGATGTCGCTGATTGGCCTGCGCGCGATCACTGGGGTTTTCGAAGCGCCCGCGTTCCCAACCAACAACCGCATGGTGACTAGCTGGTTCCCGGAACATGAACGTGCGTCTGCCGTCGGCTTTTACACCTCCGGGCAGTTTGTTGGCCTGGCGTTCCTGACGCCGCTGCTGATCTGGATCCAGGAGCTGCTGAGCTGGCATTGGGTGTTCATCGTCACCGGCGGGATTGGCATTATCTGGTCGCTGATCTGGTTCAAGGTTTACCAGCCGCCGCGTCTGACCAAAAGCATCACCAAAGCCGAGCTGGACTATATCCGCGACGGCGGTGGCCTGGTGGATGGCGATGCGCCGGTGAAAAAAGAGGCGCGTCAGCCGCTGACCAAAGCGGACTGGAAGCTGGTCTTCCACCGTAAGCTGGTGGGCGTTTATCTGGGGCAGTTCGCGGTCACTTCCACGCTGTGGTTCTTCCTGACCTGGTTCCCGAACTACCTGACCCAGGAAAAGGGCATCACGGCGCTGAAAGCGGGTTTTATGACCACCGTGCCGTTCCTCGCGGCGTTCTTCGGCGTGCTGCTCTCGGGCTGGCTGGCCGATAAGCTGGTCAAAAAAGGCTACTCGCTGGGCGTGGCGCGTAAAACGCCGATTATCTGCGGACTGCTGATCTCCACCTGCATCATGGGTGCCAACTACACCAACGATCCGGTGTGGATTATGACCCTGATGGCGGTGGCGTTCTTCGGTAACGGTTTCGCCTCTATCACCTGGTCGCTGGTGTCGTCCCTCGCGCCGATGCGGCTGATTGGCCTGACCGGCGGCGTGTTCAACTTTGTCGGCGGGCTGGGCGGCATCACCGTACCGCTGGTCATCGGCTACCTGGCGCAGGACTACGGCTTTGGTCCTGCGCTGGTGTACATCGCCGCCGTGGCGCTGATCGGCGCGCTCTCCTACATCCTGCTGGTGGGTGATGTGAAACGAGTAGGCTAATCCCTACGGATGTTTTACCCTGATGCACTCTCCGTGCATCAGGGTATCCTCATGAAACAAATCACCTTCGCCTCCCGTAATCACCAGCTCACTAATATCAACACCTGGACACCGGACAGCCAGTGGCTGGTCTACGACGTGCGCCCGTCCGGTGCGTCCTTCACCGGTGAAACCATCGAGCGGGTCAATGTCGATACGGGTGAGGTGGAGGTGGTTTATCGCGCCACCGATGGCGCGCATGTCGGTGTGGTGACCGTTCATCCGGCGCAAGAGAAATACGTCTTTATCCACGGCCCGAAAAACCCGGACGCAGACTGGCGCTACGATTTTCATCATCGTCAGGGAGTCATTGCGCACAACGGTCAGGTGAGCAATCTTGACGCGATGGATATCACTGCGCCCTACACCGCAGGCGCGCTGCGCGGCGGCAGCCATGTGCACGTCTTTAGCCCAAACGGGCAGCTCGTCAGCTTCACCTATAACGACCATGTGCTGCACGAGCGCGATCCGAAGCTCGATTTACGCAACGTCGGTGTGGCGGCGCCGTTCGGCCCGGTGAACCCGCAGGGGAATCATCCGCGTGAATATCCGGGAACTTTCTGGAGCGTGCTGGTCAGCCGCACCACGCCCAACCCGCAGCCGGGCAGCGATGAAATCAACCGCGCCTACGAAGAGGGCTGGGTAGGCAACGACAGGCTGGCGTTTATCGGCGACACGCTGTCTGAAAAGGGCGAGAAAGTGCCCGAGCTGTTTATTGTCGCGTTACCGCAGGACGAGCAGGGCTGGAAACGAGCGGGCGATACGCCGCTGCAGGGAACGCCTGAGACCCTGCCTGCGCCACCCGCCGGGGTGATGCAGCATCGTTTAACCTTTACTCATCAGAACCGTTATCCGGGGCTGGTGAACGTGCCGCGCCACTGGGTACGTAGTAATCCGCAAGGGACGCAGATTGCCTTTCTGATGCGTGATGAAAACGGTACGGTTCAGCTGTGGTTAATCTCACCCGAGGGCGGCGAGCCGCGCCAGTTAACCCATACGGAGAGCGGTATTCAGTCTGCATTCAACTGGCACCCTTCCGGAAACATGCTGGGATGTGTTCTAGAAAATCGGATCGCCAGTTGTGATGCGCAGACTGGAGAGGTCACGTTTTTGACGTCCGAGCGCGGCAATCCACCGTCTGCGGATGCGGTCGTGTTCTCGCCTGACGGGCGATCTATTGCCTGGATGGAAGAGACGGACGGTTTCCGCCAGCTGTGGCTAACGGAAACCGCTGAGAACTAACGCGGGGGCAGTGCAGCGGGCGGGATGACGGCGTTGGTCGCCAGATTTTCCTGCTCGCTTTTCTCTACGCGTGAGCGCACGGAACTGTCCGTGCGGAACATGTCCCACGGGAGTAGCAGCGTATCGGCGACTGCCGTGAAAGGCATATCCAGGATAACCAGAGATTTGGTTCCCCAGTTTGTATCGTCATCGGAAATCATGGCCGCACTGGCGCGCGTCCCCGGATATGTTCCTTCTTTACCGCCGGTGTGAGACATCACGCTCGAGCACCCGCAAAGTAATACCACCCCGCTGAACGCTGTCAGCTTTATCAGAACATTTTTCATCATCACTCAGTCATCGTTAATAACACTGCATCGACCTGCAACTCAGGGTTATAGCGAGCCTTACCCTAAATGAATAGCCCGAAAACCCCGCACTGTGGCAGCCATCGCAATTTAACTCTTTGTGCTGTTGTCCCAGTCTAAGCGACAACCCGCAAAGTGCAAAAAAATCTCACATCAATACGCTTGAAAAGCCCGTATCCAGACCCATTTTAAGAATGTAGCCCGATAACGAACTCGCCTGATGGGTGTTCGGGGGCGCAAAGGCCTGTCCATGGTGGAAGGCTATACTTTCTCGCTGATTTCAGGAGTTTTATTTATGCGTAACTTCGATCTTTCTCCGCTATACCGTTCTGCTATTGGTTTTGACCGCCTGTTTAACCATTTAGAAAATAACCAAAGCCAGAGCAACGGCTACCCTCCATACAATGTTGAGCTGGTTGACGAAAACCACTACCGCATCGCCATTGCCGTCGCCGGTTTTGCAGAAAACGAGCTGGAAATCACCGCGCAGGACAACCTGCTGGTGGTGAAAGGTTCCCATACGGCCGAGCAGAAAGAACGTACCTACCTTTACCAGGGCATCGCCGAGCGCAACTTTGAACGCAAGTTCCAGTTAGCCGAGAACATTCACGTTAAAGGCGCGAACCTGGTTAACGGCCTGCTGTTTATCGAACTGGAACGCGTGATTCCGGAAGAGAAAAAACCGCGCCGTATCGAAATTAACTAATTACGCGGGTCGCGCGAGCGGCCCACCCGGACTTGCTTGCCGTAACGGGAGCATATGCGAATCCATCAGGATTTGCAGGAACAACTGTGCACAAAATTAAACTGTGCCGAACTCGCTTCTCAGAAGGAGATTTAGTATGCGTAACTACGATTTATCCCCCCTGCTGCGTCAGTGGATTGGTTTTGACAAACTGGCTAATGCCCTGCAAAGCACCACCGAGCAACAGACATTTCCGCCGTACAACATCGAAAAAAGCGACGATAACCACTATCGCATCACCCTGGCGCTGGCCGGCTTCCGCCAGGACGATCTGGATATCCAGCTTGAAGGCACGCGCCTGACCGTGAAGGGGTCGCCGGAAAAACAAGAGACCGAGACCAAATGGCTGCATCAGGGTCTGGTGAATCAGCCGTTTAGCCTGAGCTTTACCCTGGCCGACCATATGGAGGTGTCCGGCGCGACGTTTACCAACGGGCTGCTGCATATCGACCTGCTCCGCAACGTGCCGGAAGCCATCGCGCCGCAGCGTATCGCCATTAGCGACCGGCCGGCGTTGAACAGTTAACTCACTTTTTTGCCGGGTGGCGGCTATGCCTTGCCCGGCCTACAAATCATGCCGCTCCTGTAGGTCGGGTAAGGCGCAGCCGCCACCCGACAATACTCACAGACTGCACGAAGCCCTGCCCGGCAGGGCTTTTTTGTGCGCCATCACCCATACAACCGCCCACGGCTCTGAGAGAATCCTTAGCATAACTAAGGTTATGCCAAGGAAGTGGATCATGAGTGATATCGCGTTAACCGTCAGCGTGTTGGCCCTGGTCGCTGTTGTTGGCCTGTGGATAGGGAATATCAAAATCCGTGGCGTCGGGTTTGGAATAGGTGGGGTACTGTTTGGCGGCATTTTTGTCGGGCACTTTGCCGACCAGCTCGGGCTGGTCCTCAGCGCCGAAATGCTCCACTTTACTCAGGAGTTCGGCCTGATCCTCTTCGTTTATACGATCGGTATTCAGGTGGGACCGGGCTTTTTCGCCTCACTTCGGGTCTCCGGATTACGGCTCAACCTGTTTGCCCTCGGCATTGTGGTGATGGGCGGGCTGGTCACCGCGATCCTGCACAAAATCTTTGCTATCCCGCTGCCCGTGGTGTTGGGCATTTTCTCCGGGGCGGTCACCAACACGCCTGCGCTCGGCGCGGGCCAGCAAATCCTGCGCGATTTGGGCATCGAACCCGGCATTGTCGACCAGATGGGGATGAGCTACGCCATGGCCTATCCATTTGGGATTTGCGGCATTCTGCTCTCCATGTGGCTGGTACGCGTTCTGTTTCGCGTCAACGTTGAAAAAGAGGCGATGGAGCATGAAACCACGCTCACCAACGGCCATATGCCGATCAAAACCATCAACATTCGCGTCGATAACCCTAACCTGAACAATATGGCGATTCAGGACGTGCCGATCCTGAACAGCGCCAATATCATCTGCTCACGGCTTAAGCGTGACGATATGCTGATGGTACCTGCGCCCGGCACCGTCATTCAGCAGGGCGATCTGCTGCACCTGGTCGGCCAGCCCGGTGATTTAAACAACGCCCGTCTGGTGATTGGGCAGGAAGTGGATACCTCGCTCTCAACCCGCGGCACCGATATGCGCGTCGAGCGCGTTGTCGTGACCAATGAAAAGGTTTTGGGCAAGAAAATACGCGATCTGCAGGTCAAAGAGCGCTATGACGTGGTGATCTCCCGCCTTAACCGTGCGGGTGTCGAACTGGTTGCCAGCCAGGACGCCAGCCTCCAGTTCGGGGATATCCTCAACCTGGTCGGCCGCCCGTCGTCCATCGACGCCGTGGCGGATATGGTGGGTAACGCCCAGCAAAAACTGCAGCAGGTGCAGATGCTGCCGGTGTTTATCGGTATCGGGCTCGGCGTGCTGCTCGGCTCTATTCCGGTGTACGTTCCGGGCTTCCCGGTGGCGCTCAAGCTGGGTCTGGCGGGCGGACCGCTGATTATGGCGCTGATCCTCGGGCGTATCGGCTGCATCGGTAAGCTCTACTGGTTTATGCCGCCGAGCGCCAACCTGGCGCTGCGCGAGCTGGGCATCGTCCTGTTCCTGGCGGTGGTCGGGCTAAAATCCGGCGGGGATTTTGTCGATACCCTGGTCAAGGGCGAAGGGATGAGCTGGGTCGGTTACGGCATTTTCATCACGGCGATCCCGCTGCTGACGGTGGGCATACTGGCGCGGATGTTCGCCAAAATGAACTACCTGACGCTGTGCGGCATGCTGGCGGGCTCGATGACCGATCCGCCCGCGCTCGCCTTTGCCAACAACCTGCACGCCACCAGCGGTGCGGCCGCGCTCTCCTATGCTACCGTCTATCCGCTGGTGATGTTCCTGCGCATCATCACCCCCCAGCTACTGGCGGTGCTGTTCTGGGGCATGGGCTAGCAGGTCCTCCGGGTGGATGCGCCGCAGATGGTAGTCCACCTGGTAATCACTGGTATTTCGGAACATCACGGAATAATTCAGGAACTCGCCGCTGTCGCTGTAGGAGAGAGACGTAATGCGCAGCAGCGGCGTCTGTTCCGGCAGGTTCATATAACCGGCCAGCGTTTTATCGGCCAGCACCGGCGTCAGGCTCTCGTAGTTGCCGCTGATGGTGATCCCGCACTCCTTCTCGATGTAATCAAACTTAGACCCCTCAAGATGCGCCAGCGAGAGGTTGCGAAACAGCTTCACCGGCATAAAGCTGTCTTCCAGCATCAGCGGCTTCCCGTCCACGTAGCGCACCCGCCGGGAAAAGTAGATTCGCTCATCCACCTGAATCCGCAGCTGGCTGGCGATGGCGGGTGGGGCGGGCATCACTTCAAACTGTAAGACCTTACTCTGCACCTCTTTTCCCTGCTGGCGCAGCACCTCCAC includes:
- a CDS encoding MFS transporter, which translates into the protein MVSGFAMPKIWRQIAMDIPVTAAKTGRRRYLTLIMIFITVVICYVDRANLAVASAHIQEEFGITKAEMGYVFSAFAWLYTLCQIPGGWFLDRVGSRLTYFIAIFGWSVATLFQGFATGLMSLIGLRAITGVFEAPAFPTNNRMVTSWFPEHERASAVGFYTSGQFVGLAFLTPLLIWIQELLSWHWVFIVTGGIGIIWSLIWFKVYQPPRLTKSITKAELDYIRDGGGLVDGDAPVKKEARQPLTKADWKLVFHRKLVGVYLGQFAVTSTLWFFLTWFPNYLTQEKGITALKAGFMTTVPFLAAFFGVLLSGWLADKLVKKGYSLGVARKTPIICGLLISTCIMGANYTNDPVWIMTLMAVAFFGNGFASITWSLVSSLAPMRLIGLTGGVFNFVGGLGGITVPLVIGYLAQDYGFGPALVYIAAVALIGALSYILLVGDVKRVG
- a CDS encoding DUF3748 domain-containing protein — translated: MKQITFASRNHQLTNINTWTPDSQWLVYDVRPSGASFTGETIERVNVDTGEVEVVYRATDGAHVGVVTVHPAQEKYVFIHGPKNPDADWRYDFHHRQGVIAHNGQVSNLDAMDITAPYTAGALRGGSHVHVFSPNGQLVSFTYNDHVLHERDPKLDLRNVGVAAPFGPVNPQGNHPREYPGTFWSVLVSRTTPNPQPGSDEINRAYEEGWVGNDRLAFIGDTLSEKGEKVPELFIVALPQDEQGWKRAGDTPLQGTPETLPAPPAGVMQHRLTFTHQNRYPGLVNVPRHWVRSNPQGTQIAFLMRDENGTVQLWLISPEGGEPRQLTHTESGIQSAFNWHPSGNMLGCVLENRIASCDAQTGEVTFLTSERGNPPSADAVVFSPDGRSIAWMEETDGFRQLWLTETAEN
- a CDS encoding YceK/YidQ family lipoprotein; the protein is MMKNVLIKLTAFSGVVLLCGCSSVMSHTGGKEGTYPGTRASAAMISDDDTNWGTKSLVILDMPFTAVADTLLLPWDMFRTDSSVRSRVEKSEQENLATNAVIPPAALPPR
- the ibpA gene encoding small heat shock chaperone IbpA, giving the protein MRNFDLSPLYRSAIGFDRLFNHLENNQSQSNGYPPYNVELVDENHYRIAIAVAGFAENELEITAQDNLLVVKGSHTAEQKERTYLYQGIAERNFERKFQLAENIHVKGANLVNGLLFIELERVIPEEKKPRRIEIN
- the ibpB gene encoding small heat shock chaperone IbpB; this translates as MRNYDLSPLLRQWIGFDKLANALQSTTEQQTFPPYNIEKSDDNHYRITLALAGFRQDDLDIQLEGTRLTVKGSPEKQETETKWLHQGLVNQPFSLSFTLADHMEVSGATFTNGLLHIDLLRNVPEAIAPQRIAISDRPALNS
- a CDS encoding putative transporter, translated to MSDIALTVSVLALVAVVGLWIGNIKIRGVGFGIGGVLFGGIFVGHFADQLGLVLSAEMLHFTQEFGLILFVYTIGIQVGPGFFASLRVSGLRLNLFALGIVVMGGLVTAILHKIFAIPLPVVLGIFSGAVTNTPALGAGQQILRDLGIEPGIVDQMGMSYAMAYPFGICGILLSMWLVRVLFRVNVEKEAMEHETTLTNGHMPIKTINIRVDNPNLNNMAIQDVPILNSANIICSRLKRDDMLMVPAPGTVIQQGDLLHLVGQPGDLNNARLVIGQEVDTSLSTRGTDMRVERVVVTNEKVLGKKIRDLQVKERYDVVISRLNRAGVELVASQDASLQFGDILNLVGRPSSIDAVADMVGNAQQKLQQVQMLPVFIGIGLGVLLGSIPVYVPGFPVALKLGLAGGPLIMALILGRIGCIGKLYWFMPPSANLALRELGIVLFLAVVGLKSGGDFVDTLVKGEGMSWVGYGIFITAIPLLTVGILARMFAKMNYLTLCGMLAGSMTDPPALAFANNLHATSGAAALSYATVYPLVMFLRIITPQLLAVLFWGMG
- a CDS encoding GntR family transcriptional regulator, which codes for MIYKSIADRLRLRLNSSDYNIGSPLPGEKALAQEFGVARMTIRKALDLLVSWGLVERRHGSGTFVSRKDVHHETTNLTGLVEVLRQQGKEVQSKVLQFEVMPAPPAIASQLRIQVDERIYFSRRVRYVDGKPLMLEDSFMPVKLFRNLSLAHLEGSKFDYIEKECGITISGNYESLTPVLADKTLAGYMNLPEQTPLLRITSLSYSDSGEFLNYSVMFRNTSDYQVDYHLRRIHPEDLLAHAPEQHRQ